TTTTGGAGagccttcttctttgctCTATCGTGGTAATAATCTACATATTCTCACAATCGCACACGTACGCTTTCTCTCTCACAAGTAACaaattattctttttgcatTATAGACTACGTacgataaaaatataaaaacaGAAAATGGTCGAAGGTGATTTTGTCGATGAGCAATCGAACATTGCCTTACTAAGCTCCAAATCCATGTGTGGTGATCATCATAGCGTCAAGAATAGCATAGGGGATGAGATCTTTAAATTATTGACAAAGATTTTAAATTCGGATGAGAAAGCAAGCGGAGATGTGCACACACTCGTTTCTGGGACCCCGGATCTCTCAAATTTTAACCTCGATAATGAACCACTGGAAAACATACTCGCTGTTTTCATAAtatcttttattattgtagTGGTTGGAGTTTTACTACTTGGGTTGATTGGCATGATATTCATATCTCTCCGTTCAGGCAGCAGTAATGATAAGAAACTACAGTCCaacgatgaagaaaagcaaGCACTTGCTGAAAAAGcatgaaataaaaatagatATAATAGATGGCACCGCTCTTCACGCCCGAAAGTTGGACATTTTAAATTTTAATTCTCATGATAGTAACGATCGTGCACATTCAATTAATTATCGCATAccaaacattttttttcctttttcaattcaactaatctcaattttttaattttcctttttttatttcctttttttttattctcatcataccattttcattcGTTGTTGATATCtctattgttttttttggcaAAATATAGTCTACATATAATATTTAATAATCTAATCTGATAGCGTTAATTTCCATACCGCCTCCTTTTATATCCGTTGGCACTCGACGGTTTCCGTATGCCGTCGGAATGCATCCGCTTCTTGGACTCCTTGATCGTGGTTTGCAGTATATCTACACTGTAAAATATAGAAGTTTTTGGAATGGTGTTACTCCATTGTGATAATATCTTTGGGGGTTCTAGCTTCTTTGGGTTATTCAACCTAGGAAATGGATTGCTCTCGCACGTCTCATCTCTGGATCTTGAAGTTTGCTTGAAGGAATGGTGTGcagatttttcattggCTCTTTGGGGTAATTTGCTGGCTTTAACCAAATCTCCTATATCAAACCTGTTAGCATCCACAAATACTTTGGAATATCCTGGTGAGCCATCGTATAACAATTTCAAGGTATCTATTGAGGTTTGTGCCAGTTCTTTTTggttcattttcttcacatGCATGATGTGTCTTTTCTCCTTATTTGAAAGGCATGTAACTTTTAGCGTCTCATTTTGACTACtgttttctctttctttcctgCCTCTTTTTCCAATGTGGCGTCTTTTATGATTATGTTTATTAATAATGTCTCTTGCTTTGTTCCTATAATAGTCAGCTGTTATACGAAGGTGATTCTTACCGACCAAGTGCGATTTACGAACGCTCAACGTGTCATGGGTCAAATACGAATGACAGTATTCACAATAGTATCTCGTCATTGCCTATCTCTTTCCTCTCCGTTACTTGAGCACCTTCATCGCCTACACTAGGAGCTCATATTATATCTTCAGTATAGcaagaatattttctgtTATCCTTAACGCTTACCCGCCTATGTACCTTGACACTTGCGGAAATCTAGTGTTCAATGATAAGGTACTGTGTGGAACATatgaaagtgaaaagaGTTTGAACCGTTTATTATCTCTATACAAGTGTCTCTATTCACATATAAAAGagtgaaaataaaaataactttTAAGATTTTATTACCTACATGAGATTAGAAAAATCATAACTATATTACTCAGCGGCTGTGCCTGTTGTTgatcaaaagaaaagatccGCCCCTTCGAACGTCTTAGTGCCGCCTTTTGCCCGCTTATCAATTTTCTCTGAGGGAACATAACGGCATTTATCTATTCGACTTCCAAATCTACATACACGTATATagatacatatatatatgtgtgtgtGCGCCTGTGTGTACTAGCACTTCTCAATATTATAATTCTTCCGTAAAGTTCGATCGTGACTTCCTGTTGCACAGTTATCTTAAATAATAGAATAAAAAGCTAACGCAGATTCAAGTGGGGCGTTGTCAGGCACACAAAAAGACAAGACAAAAAGTAGCGTACTAGACTTACAGTTATGCTGTTGTGTAATAGAAAAGTCCCCAAGACTTTAAATACCTGTTTTATACTGCATATATTCACTCTGTTAACACTGGGTGTGTTAGTGTCCGGAATGCCGTCAAAAATGGTATCATTCGCCTCTCAGGAGACTTTGCAGAGAATAAATAATCTCCTTCGAGGGTCTGCCAATCGAGATGTTGACATTATTGcagaatatttgaaaaaagacgacgatgatgatggcGGCGATAAGGATCACCATAACATCGATATTGACCCTTTACCTCGCCGTCCTAGTTTAACGCCTGATAGGCAACTTCTAAAAGTCGGTTTGCATGGTGCTATAAGTTCAGATTTAGAAGTCTGTAGTAATTTGACTATAAATGAGGTACTCCTGAAATTTCCCGGTTCTAACGCTGCAGACGCTGCAGTAACACAAGCTCTTTGTAAGGGTAtggtgaatttttttaatagtGGGATTGGAGGTGGTGGCTACGTAGTTTTTTCTGGCaaagacgatgaagatCATCTATCCATTGATTTTAGAGAAAAAGCACCCATGGATTCACATAAGTTCATGTTCGAAAACTGCTCTCTATGCTCAAAAATAGGGGGTCTTGCTGTCGGTGTTCCAGGTGAATTGATGGGTCTCTATCGCCTCTTTAAAGAAAGAGGTAGCGGCCAAGTTGATTGGCGTGATCTAATTGAACCAGTCGCAAAGCTGGGAAGCGTGGGTTGGCAAATAGGCGAAGCACTCGGTGCCACTTTAGAACTTTATGAGGATGTTTTCCTGACATTGAAGGAAGATTGGTCGTTTGTATTGAATTCTACCCATGACGGTGTTTTGAAAGAAGGCGATTGGATCAAGAGGCCGGCACTATCTAACATGCTAATGGAACTGGCTAAAAATGGTTCCGTGGCCCCATTTTATGACCCCGATCACTGGATTGCAAAATCCATGATTGATACTGTCGCAAAATACAATGGAATAATGAACTTGCAGGATGTTTCATCGTATGATGTTCATGTTACTAAACCACTGTCCATGAAAATTAGGAAGGGCGCCAATTTCATCCCTGATAACGATATGACCGTATTAACAAGTAGCGGCTCAAGTTCCGGGGCTGCACTACTTGCGGCGTTAAGGATAATGGATAATTTCCAGAATCAAGAAGGGGGCGattatgaaaaagaaactacCTATCATTTGCTTGAAAGCATGAAATGGATGGCAAGCGCAAGAAGCAGGTTAGGCGATTTTGAAGGCGAAGCATTACCTAAGCATATAGAAGAGGTATTGGATCCAGAATGGGCTTTGAAAGCAGTGAAATCAATCAAAAGAAACTCTCAAGACggaaattttaaaacttTAGAAAACTGGACGCTTTATGATCCGGCATACGATATCAATAACCCGCATGGAACTGCCCACTTCAGTATAGTAGATTCACATGGGAATGCTGTTTCCTTGACAACCACCATCAACTTGTTGTTCGGTTCCTTAGTACACGACCCAAAAACCGGGGTGATCTTCAATAATGAAATGGACGATTTCGCTCAATTCAACAAATCTAATAGTTTTGAATTGGCACCCTCCATATACAACTTTCCCGAGCCCGGGAAAAGACCCCTATCATCCACTGCACCCACTATTGTGCTGTCAGAATTAGGCATCCCAGACCTCGTGGTCGGCGCTTCCGGCGGCTCAAGAATCACTACGAGTGTTTTACAAACAATTGTGAGGACGTACTGGTATAACATGCCTATATTGGAAACGATAGCCTATCCACGTATACACCACCAGTTACTGCCCGACCGCATAGAACTGGAAAGCTTCCCCATGATCGGTAAAGCCGTACTAAGCACTCTCAAGGAAATGGGATATACGATGAAAGAAGTATTTCCCAAGAGCGTAGTTAATGCTATACGCAATGTCAGGGGAGAATGGCATGCGGTGAGTGACTATTggagaaaaagaggaaTCTCCTCCGTATACTAAGATGTGGGGTAAGAATGGTACTGTAATATAGTTCAAGATAATAGTACGTAATGTAGGGAGCCTGCTTCTGTggtatataaataaatactGGGC
Above is a genomic segment from Saccharomyces cerevisiae S288C chromosome XII, complete sequence containing:
- a CDS encoding uncharacterized protein (hypothetical protein; green fluorescent protein (GFP)-fusion protein localizes to the vacuole; not an essential gene; induced by treatment with 8-methoxypsoralen and UVA irradiation; relocalizes from nucleus to vacuole upon DNA replication stress; YLR297W has a paralog, YOR186W, that arose from the whole genome duplication); the protein is MVEGDFVDEQSNIALLSSKSMCGDHHSVKNSIGDEIFKLLTKILNSDEKASGDVHTLVSGTPDLSNFNLDNEPLENILAVFIISFIIVVVGVLLLGLIGMIFISLRSGSSNDKKLQSNDEEKQALAEKA
- the YHC1 gene encoding Yhc1p (Component of the U1 snRNP complex required for pre-mRNA splicing; putative ortholog of human U1C protein, which is involved in formation of a complex between U1 snRNP and the pre-mRNA 5' splice site) yields the protein MTRYYCEYCHSYLTHDTLSVRKSHLVGKNHLRITADYYRNKARDIINKHNHKRRHIGKRGRKERENSSQNETLKVTCLSNKEKRHIMHVKKMNQKELAQTSIDTLKLLYDGSPGYSKVFVDANRFDIGDLVKASKLPQRANEKSAHHSFKQTSRSRDETCESNPFPRLNNPKKLEPPKILSQWSNTIPKTSIFYSVDILQTTIKESKKRMHSDGIRKPSSANGYKRRRYGN
- the ECM38 gene encoding gamma-glutamyltransferase (Gamma-glutamyltranspeptidase; major glutathione-degrading enzyme; involved in detoxification of electrophilic xenobiotics; expression induced mainly by nitrogen starvation), producing the protein MLLCNRKVPKTLNTCFILHIFTLLTLGVLVSGMPSKMVSFASQETLQRINNLLRGSANRDVDIIAEYLKKDDDDDGGDKDHHNIDIDPLPRRPSLTPDRQLLKVGLHGAISSDLEVCSNLTINEVLLKFPGSNAADAAVTQALCKGMVNFFNSGIGGGGYVVFSGKDDEDHLSIDFREKAPMDSHKFMFENCSLCSKIGGLAVGVPGELMGLYRLFKERGSGQVDWRDLIEPVAKLGSVGWQIGEALGATLELYEDVFLTLKEDWSFVLNSTHDGVLKEGDWIKRPALSNMLMELAKNGSVAPFYDPDHWIAKSMIDTVAKYNGIMNLQDVSSYDVHVTKPLSMKIRKGANFIPDNDMTVLTSSGSSSGAALLAALRIMDNFQNQEGGDYEKETTYHLLESMKWMASARSRLGDFEGEALPKHIEEVLDPEWALKAVKSIKRNSQDGNFKTLENWTLYDPAYDINNPHGTAHFSIVDSHGNAVSLTTTINLLFGSLVHDPKTGVIFNNEMDDFAQFNKSNSFELAPSIYNFPEPGKRPLSSTAPTIVLSELGIPDLVVGASGGSRITTSVLQTIVRTYWYNMPILETIAYPRIHHQLLPDRIELESFPMIGKAVLSTLKEMGYTMKEVFPKSVVNAIRNVRGEWHAVSDYWRKRGISSVY